The Nymphaea colorata isolate Beijing-Zhang1983 chromosome 11, ASM883128v2, whole genome shotgun sequence genome includes the window ACCAACTCACAAGGGAACCTGCAAGGACACCGCACGTTTCTAGGTTCTTTAGGGTATTTGCCTTTGCCAGCCTCATGAAATCTTCCATCATTTTAATTGGCTATTATAAcattcaaaaagaaagagaattaaAAGGCCAAACTAGACCTCACgaaacaaaaattagaaaagactGCTCCTCTGAATgcagaacagagagagagagagttaccaCATGAAGTTGCAAAGGAGAGCCGGAATTAACTAAATCATCTTGCAATGACTTTGTTGGCCCTGCCATTTCATCAATTGCTGGAGAAGAAGCTGGAATCAAGCCCTGCACATCAGCAAGAACAGGCGGAGGAGAAGGTTGCCTATATATATCAAGATGCATAGGTTCTTCCACTGAACTGGCAATATTTATTGGACAAGGTTCTTCAGGCACTGGTCTTCTTTGACCATCATCCAAAGATAGAACTGCCTCAAGAATAGAGTTGGTCGCTGAACTAACACTCTCCTTGCCCATAGTGGGGGGTCCATCTTGTGCAGGAAGTGCAAGGCTGTTTGGCATGATTAACCACAAACTTTTACTTAGTAGTACAATAAAGACAACTAAAACAGACGTGGTACCATTAACCATAACAAACTTGGAATGATCCTAACTACTTGACAGTTGGAAGTAAATAGAAATTGTTGATGAATGCAATCTCGCTAATGACACTAAAACCTCAATTTGCAAAAGTTCAAGCGCACAATGGCAAATGCAATCTTACAGTATGTAAACCATAAGCTACACTCTGGAAGTGCAAAGAAACCTTACAATTTTTTAAGAGAATATAAATGTCAAGAGTCTAACCTTGGCAAGTCAATAGGAGTTAAGTCGACATTGCTTGGATATTGAATCTGCATCAATTTGACAACTattaaaacaaagaatgtcaaagaaaaaaaaattatagtttaaaCTTCGAAGTGTACCCCTCTGTTCACTGCAGGGGCTTGCCATTGGCCACGAAGGCCAGTTGGTCCAAGAATAGAGTGCCTTGATAATGTTTCCTCTCTTGGCTTTGGCACGCTCAAAGACCTACAATGTCATCAGAATTAAATTCATGAAGTGAAGCAGAAGAAAATACACGGTTATAGAAACTAGTAAAGCCAAATTGGATGGTAATCTTTTACCTAGACAGGCAGGACTGGATAAGTGAACTTTTTATGACACAAAACCAGTTCAATACAGTAAAAGAAGCATATATTATATCCACATCATCTCCAAGCAAATAAAGTCAGAAACATCCAAAGCTCAGATCTACTGCtttgtaatttgtaaataataataaataaataaaaatacataaacttTAACCAGGTTAAGTATGTCTAACAATTGAGGCCGACTGTTGATTTCAACTCATGAGCATCTCAATAACAGAATATCTGatgatattttaatattttcaattttcttgggaaaatcttaGCAATATAGaaacaaagatacaaaaataTACCAATAACATAAAAAAGGCATCGAAGAAAAAATTCTACCGAGTTAACACCAAAGTAGGTACTCACTTACCTTCAAGGATCTCATGTTTTTTTAGGCATTATGTCAGCTTTATTACATTGAGAGATATTCACAAAACTGCAGAATAAACAAGACGTAATAACTCATAAATGCATATATGGGCCTGTGGAATGTGAGCATTGATGAGCGTTCATTCCAAACGTCCAATCATGTTGAATAGGTGGTTATTGAGACTGTAAACTTAAAAAGGAACTTACCAACTCAAAGAGGTGTCTGCCAagtaacttttgaaaaattacttGTGTTCATTTGTGAGTTGTCCAATCATATTGATTGAATGGTTCATGTTAGTagttgtcacaaatatcatttgtgGCTATTCAACGGAAAGGTTTTTCTTCGGAAAATACAagattaaaagttaaaaaatgaaagatcttAAAACTAACATGTGAAAAGCTGACTtgtttttaatgcttttttcgtgtttttttttttaaataagacgTGTTTTCTGTGATGATGGTTAATACCCAAGAATGCACATATTTGGTGGTGCTCATATCCTGTGAAACCTATGTACATccaaattttaataaaatggtTGTCATTCTAGATCTAGAGTTGACTTGTATCTCAAAATGGAGTCATAGATCCATTTGTGATCAATGTCCATGTAATATTGGATCTGCTGAAAGGGTAAGAGGTATTACGTTTCTGTGGAGAAGTAAAACAGGTCATACTAGATTCAATCCAAACCCAATTTCGATTATACACGTTTACCTGATACAGCCTACAATCAAATTCTGTCCAAACCTGATGAAGTCTCATCCTAATCTGAGCCAAACTGATATACACATCACCTGGAAAATCCACGTGCTAATCTGAGCCTAACTGATACATACGTCACCTGGACAATCCACTTGATACATGGATGAAACCTATATCCCTAAGCAAAAGCCAAATTCAAGATGAAACTTTTGGCATATCTTTGTAAGCCCCAACGTCCCAACCCGCTCCCCTGCACCCTCTTCACATCTTCATAACCTCAAAGCATTTTTCATCTTAGACCAATTTGGAACATATTTCTGCCCAGAGATTGATCTCACAAAAGCATTTCGACAGGATGTTTAGACAGAGAAAATTTATGTCTGCTCATGCTGTAGATATAACTGTCATGAAACTTCTCAAATTTAGTCTAGTTTATTCAGTAAGAGCTGAGACTAACTAATTGACTGTTTCTCAATattccatttttctatttccGTTAAGATTAACTTTGCAATTATGGAATACAAATTTCAGAACCTTTTGCAGAAAACTGCATTCCAAAACATAAAATCATCATTGGCAACTCCTTCAAGTTAATAATCTTTAACACTTAAATAGGTTATGCATAAATTTCATCAATAAATGGCCTATACTTTACCACTCTAATTTGATGAGTGTTGCACCAATtttacaaatgctttgtattTAATAAGACATGATAGCAAAAACATCATGGTTGAATGAGCTACACCTTTCACTTTCACATAACCTTTTCAAACTTCCAGAATATTAAGCTTATCTCATAGAAACAGCTCAGAAGCTGAAGAAAATACATCAGTGTTTTAGTACAATCTCTTTACATGAACTAATGCTCTATAGTATATGTCAGTGTGTAATTAGGCGCCTGACAAAGaatcaaaaaaacaaattctaAGCATTAACTTCAACCTATGAAAAACATTCCCAGATTAATGAACAAATTGCAATGATTGTGGTAATAAAACTCCATCAATGCTTCTCACAGTATGTACATTTGTCTGAACCGCCACACTTATTCAATCACCTTTTATCTGAAGAGCTCAAGCTTTCTAATGTTCAGAATACATGAAAAGgacaaaagtttaaaaaagaagCCAGATAATGACCATAAGTAACTTCTCCAAAGCAATGactagaaaaattaaattgatATGCTTAGTGGTGACGGCATTTACATTTTACGAATTTGGTTTTCTATTTGCTTGGACTGCAAGAGCTTATCCCGAGGTGTTTCATAATGTTTCTGTGTAGTCTGAGGTGGCTCCGGTTGCCATACACCACTAACCTGCAATACAAGTAAACACAATGATGATAAGGATGGCGCCATCTGCCAGTTCAGGATGCCAACCATAGATTCTCAGAATGCGTTTCTTGGAGCCATTACAGGCCATTGTGTATAAAGTTTCAACAATAAGTCATCATAGTGATGCAATGTGTAAAACAAAtattagaaaattacaaaataatacccaaaaaagaaagttttagCAACATATCTTCTTTCCAAACTAAAATCAGATTTCCTgaataaagaaatataaaaagtaaaaaaggaaaaggttgaaaaataaagaatattaAAAACCCACATTTAACTTGAATGTTGCAATAACATCTTGCTACTTACCAAAATTCTGTTATTTAAGAAACATCACAAAATTTTAAGCCCCACATCCacaattatattgtgataatatcaTGACATCTTCAAAATGTAGATGACTACAGAAACAACCCTAATGGAAGCTTACAACAACAATACTTCTTCTGATGAACAGGTCGATTACCTGTCTGATGCTATAATTTGCAGAACTTTGCTTTGTCACTGGAGGCCACTCAAGAGAGGAATCCATATAGATATTTTGTTGGCCATGGCGCTGGTAATCATTTCTACTATTCTGCTTCCTGTTCAAATCTTCTATTTGATTCTGGACAACTGGCTTCAGCTTCTCCAATTCAGTCAATGTATCCAGTAATTTCTACAATATTATGCATTGGTCAAGaaactcaaaagaaaatatttgcCTATTgtttagaacaaagaaagagCACCTTCTTATAGAAAGCCTTTTCCTTGGGCAATGAACTTTGGTAATCTTGATGGCATGGTATGGTCTCAGTAATCAAACTGAACATCAGAATTTAAACAGAGTTAGACACAACGTACAGTAAGAAACAAAACTCTAACAAAGCATTAGTCAACATTTAAACTTATTTATCAGCATTTGGCAACACATCAGTTTAGCTACTGCCATAAATTACTTTTGAAGATTTTAAAGGCTTGGGAATTTTTCTCTACAATAGAAGTATCATTCCAAGAAACTTGTGAGATTAAGATATGTTTTCCACACCTTGAAAATCTAAGAAGTAGTATATACAGATCAATTAGATTCTTCTCTTCTCGATAAATACTAGCCTGCAAAGTATATTGAAAAAAGACATCTCATCAGCAAATTGGCCAAGCAAGCAGGAATATGTCAGCTGATATATAGAAGCACATTAAAGGAAAGGGGTGCAAGATTAGGTGTTCTTCTCTTTGACAATCAGCAACGATACAAAATTTATATGGTTTTCTGACTACATTCTAAAGATAGTTACCACCATTGTATGGACCACACCAAGAATGTTATTCGAGCATTCCAGGAGgcaatatttagaaaaaaaaaaaaaaagtcaattttCTGGAAGGATGGACAAGCTCATTCTTTTCATTATCACTTTCAGAAAGGGTTATTTTACAATAAAGAGCACTGCTTTCTGCTTCTGCTGAAATGAAGATCCAGTGGGAAGGAATCAGTAAGGCTCATGGGTTCACATGGATAACACATTGCTTCTTGTGAAGCTGGCGTTCTTCAACAGAGAGGAGAAAGTGGAACAGGAATGGATAAAAGCAGTGTCACACCAACTAGGCTGAAAGTGATGATGACACCATGCTGCCTTGCAAACTTGTGATATTTAGCAGAAAGACACATcaaaaaaacagagaaagtgCGGACCATGAGAACAGGCAATGAAGTGGGAAGAAGAAAGCTGAAAATGACAACAACATCCGTAACAGGAAAATCTTAGAAAAAGGTGCACATAAAAGAAAGGAAGCATGTGATCACAATATAGAACTAGAAGGAAAAAGGGAATATATCAACGATAAATCAAATCAAGCACGAAAAATACAGACTAAATGATATAGAACACATAATAATAAAGTGAAAAATTAACTCTAAGAGAAGGAAAACAACACAAAGAAGTTGGAAATTACAGCATGGGTGTGCAAGACAgacaacaaagagagagagagagagagaaagggagagagagagaggatgtacTAGTGAAAGAAGCAGGAAAACATTAGCCAGATGAAAGCCcataaaaaagtcaaaaactTCATTAGGCCTCAAAAGAATTTTCGTCACTTTCACTTCACATCTGCTCAATATCAGTAGTATTTGTCACATAATACCATGGAGCCATACAATGTGCTACTGTGGCAAAGCAGAATCCACTTAATGTTATGAATATATATCATGCAACATGAACTGCAACTGACAATAACCATCAAATACATTCAGCTACACTAATGCCCTGAAAAGGAAGAATCTAATCATCCATTCCATCATATTCCGATGTTCACCTTCCTATACTGCATCAATCCCTCCAGTGATTAACAATGCGATGGAGGTTGGAGTGCAAATGGCTTAGACCCAGGGCAGCTAAATACAATTGAGAGCAGAGTGGGAGTTGGATCAGGTACgactaaaaatgaagaagaactTATACCTGACCCACCAACTTGCAAGCcctacatgcatgtgcattACATAACTAAGAAGCTGTTATCAAAGCAGGATTGTAGCCaaatgagaaacaaaagaataggAAGAAATGGCTGGGAAGTGGGAAGTAAATGTAATCGAGGTAGGAAAGAGGACTGTTATGTTCCTAAATCACCTCATCTGTACAAAAATAACTTCAGAGGAAACACAACAGGCAGCATCCTGAAAGAGAAATTACCAAGCAGCTAAACCAATAATTTCTGCTCAACCAACATCACCAGATAAATAAAGTATGTTATTATGGACAACGACACCATGCATTACGCACCAAGTCTAACCTCAAACCTGAAATATGGGGCAGTCAATTCGCATGATAAGATCAAACGCCATCAACCTACCATCATATAAATACACATAGGCATGAAGAAAGGTTGTGCCATCACGTTCAGGCTTTGAAGCGATAATACTTTAAACCTAATTGGCCATTAGGTACAATTGCAAGTAAAAACATATCATATGTAACCCCTGAATCAACAGTCAATCTGCAGACAAAATCTTGAATGAAAGTTACTAGACGACACACTCTAAGTGGAGACAATATTAATGATTCAACATACAACCATTTCCCTCCTACTCATACAATGCTTCCCACTCATCAATGTGGTCATGAAAAGTTCAATTGACATACAGACCTCTTCTTTCTTTAGCGGAATCAACCAGACAAGCGCCATCCCTAGTCGAAGTTGATCAATTTGGCCGATTCTTGGATACGGACGGGCAAAAGCAGCAGAACCAACAACTACTTCCTTATTCAAGATAACAATTTAACAATACTCCGCCCATTAAAAGGACTAAAAAGAGCCAATTCCCAGAGAATAATAAGCAAATTGCACAGGATATTCCCAGTTAAATTCATATGTTTATCAGGAAAGCGACCAAAGGAAAACCAACTCGTTCCGATTAACTTACTAGACAATCGAAATTCCCacattaaaataagaaaacccTCATGCGATCAAAACGAAAAACACCAATTCATCGCCCCAAAAACCAACAAGGGAGGAGTCATGGAGAGATCGTCGTACTTGCTTAAGGAGATTCTCCGCGATTCGGTAATAATATCGGAGGGATATCCGACTGTCGACATCGAGCTTGCGCGTGCTCGCGGCGATGCTGATCCCCCCAGACGACGGCCTCATCTTCGAGGGGTTTGGTCGGCAGGAGGTTCGACGATCCTCAGAGGGaaatggtgatgatgatgatgaagacgtCGCGATCCCTCACAAAGGGAGGAAGACGACGGCGTCGTTCTTCACGGCGGAAGGGTCGACCCTTCTGGAGTCTGGACTTCTCCTCCTGCCCTCAGGCAAGAAGGAAGCGCCCTCGTGGCTGGTGGAAAGTGGAAACTGTGTAACCTTTGATGTGACAAGCGTAGACGATGTTATCCTGACATAAAAACTAACTAacgtgaaaagaaaaacacctTAATACTAAACTAACTTCAGTTAAAAacagttaaaaatatttttttaatatttatttaggAAAAATCATCTTTGTAGAACTCTTATGTATCTAAAGATTTTATCTTACTTACAATATATCTTTCAACTTTGATAAAGTGTTTCTTATCATTTATGACAATATTCTAATTAAATTTGACTGGTAATAGACGCAAAGGCATGCGTAAGGATGTGCACATTATGTGCACATCATGAGCATTACGTTCATTTGGTATTCCTTTTCACACCATATTTAGTCGAAGGGCTGtttgaaaaattcattttcacatgggactttttaaataaattgagcattctttttttttcattaagtttttCGAGACTTTTTTTAATCTTTGAAGTCATTAGGGTGGAACCCATTTGGGctcaatgcaaaaaaaaaaaacgaaaatctcaccaagaaaattttatttgaagttTCGTTAATGCTTACTTAGGGGAAACTGTCTTTGGTATAAAACCTTTGAGTTTGCAACCTCCATTGCAAGCAAGGAATATTCTATCTTTTGATACTTTTTAGCTTTTCTCTATCTCACTTTTCCATGCATTCAAGAGAAatgatgaaattttgaaatgcatAAGAAAATTCCAGAATTGCaatttaagaaattggatcaatggcagatttttttttctttttctttttttccaaagtTACATGAGTCGACTAGCCACCTACTTCCAAGGTCACGTTTAAAGTAAGACCAAAAGTTTCAATATTTGATTGCTAATGTAGCGGATCCAGAAACTTCTAGCCACATGACACTAATACATAATACTCACATTCTAAATCCCTTAAAAAACTTCAGACCCTTCAAATATATAGTAAAATAGCTTAGGAGAGCCAATATGTAAACATGCAAATGGCTACAAAAAGCTAATATGTACATAAGTAATTTGTATGGGTTTGTATAGAAAATGGAGCATACAAATATGACTGCAATAAAAGGACTAGATCCAAAAATGACAGATTTTATCTAATTTCACCTTGCTATGtatcatacatatatttatgtcCATGTAGGTGCGACCAAGATCATACCTTATAAGTGAAACTAATCAGGATGCTCCAAATTGGTATGTCTAGTGAGTTTGGTTTTGGTTACAtggaaacacaaaagaaaaaagaaagaaagaaataaagagagttCTTTATCTCATAGACACGGCCCTTTGCATAAGCCTAAGCAGGtataaacttttatatataaagaCAATTCCATAAAAAAGATCGGAGAGCAAAATTTAGTGGAATTTGAGACTTAATTCAAGGACTTCAACTTCGTactcttcacatttttttttccttctctcttctcACCACTTTTAGTGGATTTTCTGTTACATTTGGATGAAAGTACCAATCACAATTCTAATTTTGGTGCAACAATGGTAAGGGCCAGAGTTAGCCCATTAAATGTGTATCCCAAAGAACGTTGCTTCAATTCTTTGAACTTGCACCAACCAGTTGTCACCATCGGCTGCGGCCGCACATTGGTAATGCAACGTCGATCCGATGCAGAGGCGgagctaagaattttttgtctGAAAGACACTTGACAGAGCAACTAAATTGTAAACCTTCTTCTATTTAAATGTTTGAGAGacacattaatatatataaataaacaaatgacaAGGGACACCTCTATATAAACAATACTTGGATTCGAATGTCAGTTCAAATTGGTTATATGTCTCCAGGATCCATATGTGAATAAAAAGCATATCTAAAAATTCACTAAGCCTGATTAGttgaattcagatcagattccaaacaaccaaaaatttcagaaacattTGTCCTGGTAGTAAAGATGAATCCAACCCATTGCCCATTGTCCCTTGCTTGATGCTGGTGAAGCATCACATCATACTATAGGAAACCATTCATGCACCCCAGCACAGACTGGAGATATGCTAACAGAGTTGCTTGCTTTTCTGTCctgaaattcaaatttcaacaaACTCTCAGAATCAATTCTAGTCCATGCAACAATCATCTCATGTACATCTCTCTCAAGTTTCCATTTTTTGATGCCTTTGAGGGCCCATTCAATCAATGCAAGAGATCACAATATCTCCAGTTTCTGACAATTTTGAGAAGCTCTTGTTGGGTATGCATAATTATGAAGGAAGCATAGTTTTACATGTTGGTACCTAATTAACATTGAACTTACATTTAGTTCGTGATCTTGTTTTTGAAATACTTGGAAGATAAACACCTAGGTTTTATGAAACTAGTAAAATAGTTCCGTGAGTTAATTTTTCTTATATCTTTTAcctatgtttatttttattaattgtcTTCAGAAGCGATTCAATTTCCTATATAATGCAGTGAATCCCACGGGACCAACATTTTTTAGATGATTGACTGACGTCATAACTTGgaaattttttagaatttttcatatttaaatattatCAATGAGGTAACAGGATATACAAGGAAGAATGAAATTTGACACCAATCTCAAAACTCTAACCCCGATCTTCATctattaatattaatatatgGTTAAGAATTTTATCAAAAACAAATTAATGTCTTCCTGATCACCATCATGTCACACTTTTAACTAATTTGATAAAGTTTTCCTACTTATATGAATCAGATATAGGTCAAGTGCTGATTACAGTAAATAAATAGTGGAAAGATAAAACTAAAATCCTGTATAGTGATTAAATGAATGAGAACTAACGTAGAACTTCAAAGTGGATTTAGAACGTGATTTGACCATAAAAACTCATCATCTTCTCCTGCTCTGCATCACCTTATTGGGCTAGCTAACTCCGACATTCCATCAAAGCATCTCCTCAACTATAAAACCATCTGAATTAAAATTAAGCCAACCACAAGAAGAGTAACTTCGGCAAACATAGTATTATGTGTTCCTcccaaatatttgaaaattggcCTACGTGCATTAGTTTACAACAAAATGAGGTGCCCATGTGAAAATTATCCTGAAGGAGATGTGACAAAACTTTCAAACATAATACTTTTTTCCCCCTGCCATAGTGAAGGTTAAAATCAACAAAGCCAAGCATTCATGTCAGATACTCATTTTGGTGTGAGCATCATGAGGCAACTCCTTGTTCACTGAAATTCATTGTTCCTCTTCTCTTTTAACAGGTTGGTCATGCAACTGCCGTTGTCAGCCAACATGATTCATATCTCAGCGATGAATTGCATCATATCGTGCacttatttgttttattttctgttgttttcattgtgatgaaaaaaaaagcctcTCCATACGTCAAATTTCAGgaacttttctcttctttcttcggTTGTGCTGAAGTGGGGAGTGTGGAATCGTAAGAATATGGGACACCATTCTTGCTGCAGTAAGCAGAAAGTTAGAAGGGGACTTTGGTCTCCCGAGGAAGACGAAAAGCTCTTTAACTATGTCACTACTCATGGTCACGGTTGCTGGAGTTCTGTGCCCAAACAAGCAGGTTgcattactctctctctctctctctctctgccttaTATTTTAGCTAGGAAAACTAAATGTTGACATCCCACtgtatgcatgtgtttgtgtataCGTAAGTACTTTCAGCTTTAGTATGTCTATTTACTCTTCTCTGTGTTATGTGGAAGGCCTTCAAAGATGTGGCAAGAGTTGCAGATTAAGATGGCTTAATTACCTAAGGCCTGACCTGAAAAGAGGAAACTTCTCAGCAGAGGAAGAGTCTCTTATCATCGAGCTCCACAGGACACTTGGAAACAGGTCATTGCTACGAATATTCTCTTTTACTCAtcattttatctttctttttttgccttGAAACAAGTTAGTCAATTTCCATGTACTACCTTTTCTTGGTTGCTATTATGACTGCAAGACTTATCTGTCATTCCTTAAGTCGCAGATGGGCTAAAATAGCCAAGCATTTGCCTGGAAGAACAGACAATGAAGTGAAGAACTTCTGGAACTCCtgcataaagaaaaatttgGTCTCCTGCAGCACAGATCGGCCAACGGACAGTAACAAATCAGAACTTATAGCAAATTCTAATGAGATTCAATCCATAAGCATGCATCTCATGAATCCTAACATGATTCCTTCTCAAGATCTAATGTCCATGTCTGTCTCAGATTGTGCACCGCCCGTCAATCAAAATCTTGATGGTCATGAAGTTTCTGCTGCCGATGACAGAGCAGAATGGAATGCTGCACCATGTGCATGGTCTTTCAATGACCAGAATCACATGTCAACTCTCTACCATGATAATGGAGTAACTCCTGCATGCTATGTTCAAGGAAACAATTCAGAGTTTACTGGCGCCTCTTCTAATTACCAGTTGTGTTCTCCATCTGCATCCACGTTGATGCCGAAGCTATGTGATTTCAAGGGCGCTGATGAATATGGCATGCTAACGTATCAGAATGAGGCTACTCTTAACATTGAGGATGATCCTTACTTTGCATCTACCTCATGCCATGATGCGTTTGAACCATATGTAGCATTAGATAACATGCAGTATGTTGATTCTATTGTGGCAGGATCATCTTCTCCATACGAAAATGTCCTTACGAGGGCAAGTTTCCCTCCTAAGTAAGAGGAAGTGAGAGCTAAATAATTCATATTTATGGTTTCAGATTCAGCTGAAGGTTGATCCTGATTAAAGCATATTAAATAAATGCAAAACTATTTATTGATGGTGTATGGTAGAGGGTGAATAATGGAACATGGATGTGAACTGCAATGATCATTTGTTTTTTGCTCAAGACTGCAACAGGTCCATTGATTTCCAATATGCAGGACATATTGGAACAGTAGATAGAATGCTACTACGGTGTGCGGATAACTGGTGAAAGCGATCCACTGGTATGAAATGAAAGTGCTTTGCTGAACTTTACGTAGAGGAGTTGCTTTCAGTATGTTGCTGCTACACGTGAGGATCATAGGAATCTCGTGTGAGAAAAAAAACGTGGAGGCTAGAAGGAAGAGCGATGCCATTGTGCATCTTGCAGTCTGCACATCAATGAAGGATCATGAGCAGTTTTTAGAATTTGAAGATACCTATGATTCTATAGGACttcgattttttttcttttgcatgacTATCCATTGCTCCATGGTTGTAGCTCTTCCTTTCAGATCTTCCACATTATTGTGAACTTAAAACTGTTTTATATTCAATATGTTGTGTAGAATATAAAGTTGCTTCTCagtgatcattttcttttatttttttttctttttggggctGCCGTGGCGCTTGCTTGCTCATTATTTCTTATTACAGTACTCTCGTGGAACCATTCTCAAGAGAGAGCTAATTGAGTCCCATAACGTCGATATATAGAAGGTATCATATGTCAAATTGTCATATAGTCCTCCTCTTTATATTGGCATTTTGTTTCTA containing:
- the LOC116264589 gene encoding AMSH-like ubiquitin thioesterase 1; this translates as MRPSSGGISIAASTRKLDVDSRISLRYYYRIAENLLKQASIYREEKNLIDLYILLLRFSSLITETIPCHQDYQSSLPKEKAFYKKKLLDTLTELEKLKPVVQNQIEDLNRKQNSRNDYQRHGQQNIYMDSSLEWPPVTKQSSANYSIRQVSGVWQPEPPQTTQKHYETPRDKLLQSKQIENQIRKMSLSVPKPREETLSRHSILGPTGLRGQWQAPAVNRGIQYPSNVDLTPIDLPSLALPAQDGPPTMGKESVSSATNSILEAVLSLDDGQRRPVPEEPCPINIASSVEEPMHLDIYRQPSPPPVLADVQGLIPASSPAIDEMAGPTKSLQDDLVNSGSPLQLHVPIKMMEDFMRLAKANTLKNLETCGVLAGSLKNRKFCITSLIIPKQESTSDSCQTMNEEEIYDFQDKRSLFPLGWIHTHPTQSCFMSSIDLHTHYSYQIMLPEAIAIVMAPTDTTRSHGIFRLSDPGGITVIRNCQQRGFHPHDEPPDGRPIYEHCTHVYMNPSLKFDVVDLR
- the LOC116263592 gene encoding transcription factor MYB86-like, producing MGHHSCCSKQKVRRGLWSPEEDEKLFNYVTTHGHGCWSSVPKQAGLQRCGKSCRLRWLNYLRPDLKRGNFSAEEESLIIELHRTLGNRWAKIAKHLPGRTDNEVKNFWNSCIKKNLVSCSTDRPTDSNKSELIANSNEIQSISMHLMNPNMIPSQDLMSMSVSDCAPPVNQNLDGHEVSAADDRAEWNAAPCAWSFNDQNHMSTLYHDNGVTPACYVQGNNSEFTGASSNYQLCSPSASTLMPKLCDFKGADEYGMLTYQNEATLNIEDDPYFASTSCHDAFEPYVALDNMQYVDSIVAGSSSPYENVLTRASFPPK